In one Sander lucioperca isolate FBNREF2018 chromosome 7, SLUC_FBN_1.2, whole genome shotgun sequence genomic region, the following are encoded:
- the akip1 gene encoding A-kinase-interacting protein 1 isoform X3 translates to MASQAWLESSLRRSASLGLEVLERASRRSVDWTSTGASQSPTTTDEDSQIPVKVPRTHTEPDDVFATIAEFMAQTTHQCKRFYDSGCCTEPTDTERSHVSRFHSRPAVGMTTPAQSARKHVRAPHNQLSRKDPKNQRRGTEPCQCITLLWLMC, encoded by the exons ATGGCAAGCCAAGCATGGCTGGAGTCTTCTCTGCGGCGCTCTGCCAGTCTGGGCCTGGAGGTGCTGGAGCGGGCCTCCAGGCGGAGTGTAGACTGGACAAGCACTGGAGCATCCCAGAGCCCCACTACTACAGATGAAGACTCACAAATACCTGTCAAGGTGCCG AGAACGCACACAGAGCCTGATGATGTCTTTGCAACCATCGCAGAGTTCATGGCACAGACGACTCATCAGTGCAAG AGGTTTTATGATTCTGGCTGTTGCACTGAGCCCACTGACACTGAGAGAAGCCACGTGTCCAGGTTCCACTCACGGCCAGCTGTTGGGATGACAACACCTGCACAGTCAGCCAGGAAACATGTAAGGGCTCCACACAACCAATT AAGCAGAAAAGATCCTAAAAACCAACGCAGAGGAACAGAGCCTTGTCAATGTATCACGTTACTATGGCTaatgtgttag